A stretch of Gambusia affinis linkage group LG10, SWU_Gaff_1.0, whole genome shotgun sequence DNA encodes these proteins:
- the ctbs gene encoding di-N-acetylchitobiase, producing the protein MRSFVLSRTPYKSSHDQLASPQAAAVLIWTNTMLPFVVFLSVLLVVSGSGVCPCDRPELCQPIRGEREFEVFVFDVGGKTWKSYNWSMVTTVAAFGNYDAELMCFAHSKGARVVLKGDVHIPYIVDQANRTRWITEQVSLAKKQFMDGINIDVEQAVEDGSPEYYALTALVNETTEAFHREIPGSQVSFDVAWSPKCIDKRCYDYVTIAKSCDLVFVMSYDEQSQITGDCIAMANAPFSQTLKAYDDYLDLKIHSNKLLMGVPWYGYDYPCVNLSQEGICYIPKVPFRGAPCSDAAGKQKTYKWIMKQLNSPTSSGRLWDDEQKAPYFYYKDETGQSHQVWYDDPQSLSPKADYVMSKGLRGIGMWNGNILDYSDDPVARQQTALMWNALLGSKLG; encoded by the exons ATGAGGAGTTTTGTCCTATCTCGTACTCCGTACAAAAGTTCACATGATCAGCTAGCTTCACCACaagctgctgcagttttgaTTTGGACCAACACAATGTTGCCCTTCGTTGTGTTTCTGTCGGTTCTGCTGGTAGTGAGCGGCTCCGGCGTGTGTCCGTGTGACAGGCCGGAGCTCTGTCAGCCAATCCGTGGAGAGAGAGAGTTTGAG GTGTTTGTATTCGATGTGGGGGGAAAGACATGGAAATCCTACAACTGGAGTATGGTGACGACAGTGGCCGCATTTGGAAATTATGATGCTGAGCTAATGTGTTTCGCTCACTCAAAAGGAGCACGAGTTGTCCTCAAAG GTGATGTTCATATTCCCTACATTGTGGACCAAGCCAACAGGACCAGATGGATAACGGAGCAGGTCAGTTTGGCTAAGAAGCAGTTCATGGACGGGATTAACATTGACGTTGAGCAAGCAGTGGAAGACGGCTCTCCAGAGTACTACGCTCTGACAGCACTCGTCAATGAGACGACAGAGGCCTTCCACAGGGAAATCCCAGGCTCTCAG GTTTCATTTGATGTCGCCTGGTCACCAAAATGTATCGACAAGCGCTGCTATGATTACGTCACCATCGCCAAATCCTGTGACCTGGTGTTTGTGATGTCCTACGATGAGCAGAGTCAGATCACTGGAGACTGCATTGCAATGGCAAATGCCCCATTCAGCCAAACTCTAAAAG CCTATGATGACTATTTGGATCTGAAGATTCATTCGAATAAGCTGCTGATGGGAGTGCCATGGTACGGCTATGACTATCCATGTGTTAACCTTTCTCAG GAGGGGATTTGTTACATACCTAAAGTCCCTTTCCGTGGAGCTCCTTGCAGTGATGCAgcgggaaaacaaaaaacatacaaatggaTCATGAAGCAACTCAACAGCCCAACGTCGTCCGGCAGACTGTGGGATGATGAGCAAAAAGCTCCTTACTTCTATTACAag GATGAGACAGGACAGTCCCATCAGGTTTGGTACGATGACCCACAGAGTCTGTCCCCCAAAGCGGACTACGTCATGTCCAAAGGCCTGAGAGGCATCGGCATGTGGAACGGCAACATTTTGGACTACAGTGACGATCCTGTAGCCAGGCAGCAGACCGCACTGATGTGGAATGCCCTGTTAGGATCCAAACTGGGATAA
- the spata1 gene encoding spermatogenesis-associated protein 1 isoform X3: protein MELSCESVRFTEDSMRPASSKLLELHVLFVPADQWDMKLNKVPAEATESFISAGFIRVYPETTLQTLRGELAALLGTERSIHKFSFLKCVGRSLALVKGKQETNLKVKTFAPPYAAQPELYLLPTGEADSTFCSQSFTMDSSSSSPEHQEHEDEEDESSCSSSSSEDEAPSFIRRTESEICAGKPQNQRVLKLIALRKALEICEPDSAHAVWSAETEETCRKTICQPKDTHSGAAESLKDHSLGFLLSDSVGNSKCKGPDREKTTRNKPTNGMLEGPAILSQPVQCTASPRGSDSASNKAVSASLDCLSDREALMEEIKMVREERKQLEWTRQQLLRKGKDLLAQNRHRRNQARDSWKKKYFETKKTTAPLEEHLRNLRQELQLFHNKVLHQLQAREKARRQGRTSEKNELIIQIMKESYEVDNLKRKVEDAKMKLITEIKLRKQAATELRDLKTELSQKKNQSAPSWMDWKHNVGQSTSLKQLLHRRQEDCSS, encoded by the exons ATGGAGCTGTCGTGTGAATCAGTGAGATTTACAGAGGACAGCATGAGACCGGCCAGCAGTAAG CTTTTGGAGCTCCATGTGCTGTTTGTGCCAGCTGATCAGTGGGATATGAAACTCAATAAAGTTCCAGCTGAAGCTACAGAGAGCTTTATTTCTGCTGGCTTCATCAG GGTTTATCCTGAAACCACCCTGCAGACTCTGAGGGGCGAGCTGGCTGCTCTGCTTGGCACTGAGAGGAGCATCCATAAATTCTCCTTCCTGAAATGCGTGGGCCGCAGTCTGGCGCTG GTCAAAGGCAAACAGGAGACAAATCTGAAAGTGAAAACATTCGCCCCACCGTAT GCGGCCCAGCCGGAGCTGTACCTTCTGCCCACAGGAGAGGCAGACAGCACTTTCTGCTCTCAGTCCTTCACCATGgattccagcagcagctccccAGAGCACCAG GAACACgaggatgaagaagatgaaagcagctgcagcagctcctcctcagaggaTGAAGCTCCAAGCTTCATCAGGAGAACAGAGTCGGAGATCTGTGCAGGAAAACCACAGAATCAAAGGGTCCTAAAGCTGATAGCACTTAGAAAAG CGTTAGAGATATGTGAACCTGATTCAGCCCATGCCGTTTGGTCAGCAGAAACAGAGGAGACCTGCCGAAAGACAATATGTCAACCCAAAGACACACATTCAGGAGCAGCTGAGTCTCTGAAAGACCACAGTTTAGGCTTTTTGCTCTCAGACAG TGTTGGAAACTCTAAGTGCAAAGGTCCAGACAGAGAGAAGACCACcagaaataaaccaacaaatGGG ATGTTGGAAGGTCCAGCCATCTTGTCACAACCTGTTCAGTGTACAGCTTCCCCCCGAGGTTCAGACTCGGCCTCCAATAAAGCAGTTTCTGCTTCGCTAGATTGTCTCTCCGACA GAGAGGCACTAATGGAGGAAATCAAAATGgtgagagaggagaggaagcagcTGGAGTGGACAAGACAGCAGCTTTTGAGAAAGGGAAAAGACTTGTTGGCTCAGAACCGACACCGCAGGAACCAAG CACGAGAcagctggaaaaagaaatattttgaaaccaAGAAGACCACAGCACCATTGGAGGAGCATCTGAGAAACTTGAGGCAGGAACTGCAGCTATTTCACAACAAAGTTCTGCATCAGCTTCAAGCCAGAGAGAAAGCAAGGCGACAGGGGAGGACCTCCGAGAAG AATGAGCTCATCATTCAGATCATGAAGGAGAGCTATGAGGTCGACAACCTGAAGAGGAAAGTTGAAGATGCCAAGATGAAGCTGATAACAGAGATAAAG TTGAGAAAGCAGGCTGCTACTGAGCTCAGAGACCTGAAGACCGAACTTTCCCAGAAAAAGAATCAGTCAGCTCCTTCCTGGATGGACTGGAAACACAATGTGGGACAAAGCACAAGTTTAAAGCAGCTTCTTCATCGACGTCAAGAGGACTGCTCTTCCTAG
- the spata1 gene encoding spermatogenesis-associated protein 1 isoform X2 — MELSCESVRFTEDSMRPASSKLLELHVLFVPADQWDMKLNKVPAEATESFISAGFIRVYPETTLQTLRGELAALLGTERSIHKFSFLKCVGRSLALVKGKQETNLKVKTFAPPYAAQPELYLLPTGEADSTFCSQSFTMDSSSSSPEHQCSQQPVSVSVLEKEHEDEEDESSCSSSSSEDEAPSFIRRTESEICAGKPQNQRVLKLIALRKALEICEPDSAHAVWSAETEETCRKTICQPKDTHSGAAESLKDHSLGFLLSDSVGNSKCKGPDREKTTRNKPTNGMLEGPAILSQPVQCTASPRGSDSASNKAVSASLDCLSDREALMEEIKMVREERKQLEWTRQQLLRKGKDLLAQNRHRRNQARDSWKKKYFETKKTTAPLEEHLRNLRQELQLFHNKVLHQLQAREKARRQGRTSEKNELIIQIMKESYEVDNLKRKVEDAKMKLITEIKLRKQAATELRDLKTELSQKKNQSAPSWMDWKHNVGQSTSLKQLLHRRQEDCSS, encoded by the exons ATGGAGCTGTCGTGTGAATCAGTGAGATTTACAGAGGACAGCATGAGACCGGCCAGCAGTAAG CTTTTGGAGCTCCATGTGCTGTTTGTGCCAGCTGATCAGTGGGATATGAAACTCAATAAAGTTCCAGCTGAAGCTACAGAGAGCTTTATTTCTGCTGGCTTCATCAG GGTTTATCCTGAAACCACCCTGCAGACTCTGAGGGGCGAGCTGGCTGCTCTGCTTGGCACTGAGAGGAGCATCCATAAATTCTCCTTCCTGAAATGCGTGGGCCGCAGTCTGGCGCTG GTCAAAGGCAAACAGGAGACAAATCTGAAAGTGAAAACATTCGCCCCACCGTAT GCGGCCCAGCCGGAGCTGTACCTTCTGCCCACAGGAGAGGCAGACAGCACTTTCTGCTCTCAGTCCTTCACCATGgattccagcagcagctccccAGAGCACCAG TGTTCCCAGCAACcagtttctgtctctgtgctgGAAAAGGAACACgaggatgaagaagatgaaagcagctgcagcagctcctcctcagaggaTGAAGCTCCAAGCTTCATCAGGAGAACAGAGTCGGAGATCTGTGCAGGAAAACCACAGAATCAAAGGGTCCTAAAGCTGATAGCACTTAGAAAAG CGTTAGAGATATGTGAACCTGATTCAGCCCATGCCGTTTGGTCAGCAGAAACAGAGGAGACCTGCCGAAAGACAATATGTCAACCCAAAGACACACATTCAGGAGCAGCTGAGTCTCTGAAAGACCACAGTTTAGGCTTTTTGCTCTCAGACAG TGTTGGAAACTCTAAGTGCAAAGGTCCAGACAGAGAGAAGACCACcagaaataaaccaacaaatGGG ATGTTGGAAGGTCCAGCCATCTTGTCACAACCTGTTCAGTGTACAGCTTCCCCCCGAGGTTCAGACTCGGCCTCCAATAAAGCAGTTTCTGCTTCGCTAGATTGTCTCTCCGACA GAGAGGCACTAATGGAGGAAATCAAAATGgtgagagaggagaggaagcagcTGGAGTGGACAAGACAGCAGCTTTTGAGAAAGGGAAAAGACTTGTTGGCTCAGAACCGACACCGCAGGAACCAAG CACGAGAcagctggaaaaagaaatattttgaaaccaAGAAGACCACAGCACCATTGGAGGAGCATCTGAGAAACTTGAGGCAGGAACTGCAGCTATTTCACAACAAAGTTCTGCATCAGCTTCAAGCCAGAGAGAAAGCAAGGCGACAGGGGAGGACCTCCGAGAAG AATGAGCTCATCATTCAGATCATGAAGGAGAGCTATGAGGTCGACAACCTGAAGAGGAAAGTTGAAGATGCCAAGATGAAGCTGATAACAGAGATAAAG TTGAGAAAGCAGGCTGCTACTGAGCTCAGAGACCTGAAGACCGAACTTTCCCAGAAAAAGAATCAGTCAGCTCCTTCCTGGATGGACTGGAAACACAATGTGGGACAAAGCACAAGTTTAAAGCAGCTTCTTCATCGACGTCAAGAGGACTGCTCTTCCTAG
- the spata1 gene encoding spermatogenesis-associated protein 1 isoform X1 — protein MELSCESVRFTEDSMRPASSKLLELHVLFVPADQWDMKLNKVPAEATESFISAGFIRVYPETTLQTLRGELAALLGTERSIHKFSFLKCVGRSLALVKGKQETNLKVKTFAPPYAAQPELYLLPTGEADSTFCSQSFTMDSSSSSPEHQVCLHPSKMCSMATGTKKGIKFPHTSQCSQQPVSVSVLEKEHEDEEDESSCSSSSSEDEAPSFIRRTESEICAGKPQNQRVLKLIALRKALEICEPDSAHAVWSAETEETCRKTICQPKDTHSGAAESLKDHSLGFLLSDSVGNSKCKGPDREKTTRNKPTNGMLEGPAILSQPVQCTASPRGSDSASNKAVSASLDCLSDREALMEEIKMVREERKQLEWTRQQLLRKGKDLLAQNRHRRNQARDSWKKKYFETKKTTAPLEEHLRNLRQELQLFHNKVLHQLQAREKARRQGRTSEKNELIIQIMKESYEVDNLKRKVEDAKMKLITEIKLRKQAATELRDLKTELSQKKNQSAPSWMDWKHNVGQSTSLKQLLHRRQEDCSS, from the exons ATGGAGCTGTCGTGTGAATCAGTGAGATTTACAGAGGACAGCATGAGACCGGCCAGCAGTAAG CTTTTGGAGCTCCATGTGCTGTTTGTGCCAGCTGATCAGTGGGATATGAAACTCAATAAAGTTCCAGCTGAAGCTACAGAGAGCTTTATTTCTGCTGGCTTCATCAG GGTTTATCCTGAAACCACCCTGCAGACTCTGAGGGGCGAGCTGGCTGCTCTGCTTGGCACTGAGAGGAGCATCCATAAATTCTCCTTCCTGAAATGCGTGGGCCGCAGTCTGGCGCTG GTCAAAGGCAAACAGGAGACAAATCTGAAAGTGAAAACATTCGCCCCACCGTAT GCGGCCCAGCCGGAGCTGTACCTTCTGCCCACAGGAGAGGCAGACAGCACTTTCTGCTCTCAGTCCTTCACCATGgattccagcagcagctccccAGAGCACCAGGTCTGTCTCCACCCTTCCAAGATGTGCAGCATGGCAACAGGGACAAAGAAGGGCATTAAATTCCCCCACACCTCCCAGTGTTCCCAGCAACcagtttctgtctctgtgctgGAAAAGGAACACgaggatgaagaagatgaaagcagctgcagcagctcctcctcagaggaTGAAGCTCCAAGCTTCATCAGGAGAACAGAGTCGGAGATCTGTGCAGGAAAACCACAGAATCAAAGGGTCCTAAAGCTGATAGCACTTAGAAAAG CGTTAGAGATATGTGAACCTGATTCAGCCCATGCCGTTTGGTCAGCAGAAACAGAGGAGACCTGCCGAAAGACAATATGTCAACCCAAAGACACACATTCAGGAGCAGCTGAGTCTCTGAAAGACCACAGTTTAGGCTTTTTGCTCTCAGACAG TGTTGGAAACTCTAAGTGCAAAGGTCCAGACAGAGAGAAGACCACcagaaataaaccaacaaatGGG ATGTTGGAAGGTCCAGCCATCTTGTCACAACCTGTTCAGTGTACAGCTTCCCCCCGAGGTTCAGACTCGGCCTCCAATAAAGCAGTTTCTGCTTCGCTAGATTGTCTCTCCGACA GAGAGGCACTAATGGAGGAAATCAAAATGgtgagagaggagaggaagcagcTGGAGTGGACAAGACAGCAGCTTTTGAGAAAGGGAAAAGACTTGTTGGCTCAGAACCGACACCGCAGGAACCAAG CACGAGAcagctggaaaaagaaatattttgaaaccaAGAAGACCACAGCACCATTGGAGGAGCATCTGAGAAACTTGAGGCAGGAACTGCAGCTATTTCACAACAAAGTTCTGCATCAGCTTCAAGCCAGAGAGAAAGCAAGGCGACAGGGGAGGACCTCCGAGAAG AATGAGCTCATCATTCAGATCATGAAGGAGAGCTATGAGGTCGACAACCTGAAGAGGAAAGTTGAAGATGCCAAGATGAAGCTGATAACAGAGATAAAG TTGAGAAAGCAGGCTGCTACTGAGCTCAGAGACCTGAAGACCGAACTTTCCCAGAAAAAGAATCAGTCAGCTCCTTCCTGGATGGACTGGAAACACAATGTGGGACAAAGCACAAGTTTAAAGCAGCTTCTTCATCGACGTCAAGAGGACTGCTCTTCCTAG
- the LOC122838690 gene encoding guanine nucleotide-binding protein G(I)/G(S)/G(O) subunit gamma-5-like: MPGPSNTVAMKKVVQQLRFELGINRVKVSQAAADLQQFCLQNAQQDPLLTGMSSSNNPFRPQKVCSFL; the protein is encoded by the exons ATGCCGGGACCATCCAACACTGTCGCTATGAAGAAAGTTGTTCAACAGTTGCGCTTTGAATTGGGTATAAACAGAGTTAAG GTCTCGCAGGCCGCAGCGGACCTCCAGCAGTTTTGCCTACAGAACGCCCAGCAGGACCCCCTGCTCACCGGCATGTCTTCCAGCAACAATCCTTTCAGACCGCAGAAAGTCTGCTCCTTCCTATAG
- the rpf1 gene encoding ribosome production factor 1: MDIIEVPTDQDSKSKKKKKSMKAKTKVKNIEVKEESSAAENQADPTTAFPPTFNVSEIKNKQRRHLMFMKFKQEKRKQKLQLKKKRRKEREALGDKAPPKEVPKTIENQRVFDETAVDPEDEEVAFDEGTDEFSAYFNGLTNPKVLITTSDRPRGRTVRFCEQLASVIPNAHVYYRRGLALKRIIPQCVARDFTYMMVINQDRLVPNGLVLCHLPEGPTAHFKVSSVRLRKEIKRRGKEPTEHYPEVILNNFTTRLGHSIGRLFAALFPQNPQFVGRQVATFHNQRDFIFFRFHRYIFKNEKKVGIQELGPRFTLKLRSLQKGTFDSKYGEYEWVLKRHEMDACRRKFQL, from the exons ATGGATATCATAGAAGTTCCCACGGATCAGGACAGCaagagcaagaagaagaagaagtcaaTGAAAGCAAAGACGAAGGTTAAAAACATAGAAGTGAAGGAAGAGAGCAGCGCCGCGGAGAACCAGGCCGATCCGACAACAGCGTTTCCCCCCACATTCAATGTCTCCGAGATCAAGAACAAACAGCGGAGACACCTCATGTTCATGAAGTTCAAGCAGGAGAAGAGGAAG CAAAAACttcaactgaagaaaaaaaggagaaaagaaagggaAGCATTAGGTGACAAG GCGCCACCAAAGGAAGTCCCCAAAACCATAGAAAACCAGAGAGTGTTCGATGAGACAGCGGTTGATCCAGAAGACGAAGAG GTtgcttttgatgagggaacTGATGAATTTTCAGCATATTTCAACGGGTTGACAAATCCCAAAGTGCTCATCACTACATCAGACAGACCCAGAGGG AGAACAGTGAGGTTTTGTGAGCAGCTGGCCAGTGTCATCCCAAACGCCCATGTTTACTACAGAAGAGGCCTCGCCCTAAAGAGGATCATTCCCCAGTGTGTTGCCAGGGACTTCACATACATGATGGTCATCAACCAGGATCGCCTGGTGCCCA ACGGTTTGGTTCTCTGTCACCTTCCTGAGGGGCCAACTGCACACTTCAAAGTCAGCAGTGTTCGACTAAGAAAAGAGATAAAG AGACGAGGTAAAGAGCCAACCGAACACTATCCAGAGGTGATTCTCAACAACTTCACCACCCGCCTCGGACACAGCATTGGTCGTCTGTTCGCCGCTCTGTTCCCGCAGAACCCTCAGTTTGTGGGTCGACAGGTCGCCACCTTTCACAATCAGAGAGACTTCATCTTTTTCAGATTCCACAG GTATATTTTCAAGAACGAGAAGAAAGTTGGTATTCAGGAGCTGGGACCTCGCTTCACTCTGAAACTCCGATCTCTGCAGAAGGGCACGTTCGACTCCAAGTATGGAGAGTACGAATGGGTGCTGAAG cGCCACGAGATGGATGCCTGCAGACGGAAGTTCCAGCTTTGA